Sequence from the Thermocoleostomius sinensis A174 genome:
TAATTCGGGTGAAAATCCTCGATCGCATCGTCCAGAACTTTCTAGAAACCCATCCTAGTGCTGTGATTGTTAACTTGGGTGCTGGATTATGTACCCGATTTTCTCGGTTAGACAATGGCGAAGTGCGCTGGTACGAGGTTGATTTTCCAGAGGTGATCGACCTGCGGCGTAAGTTATTTCAGGAAACTGACCGTCATCGGTTTGTTGACAAATCTATTCTCGACTTTAGCTGGATGGATGACATACAGCGATCGCCCAACCAGCCGATGATGATTCTCTACGAAGGGGTGTCTATGTATTTATCAGAAGCGGATAACAGGGCTTTATTGCTGCAAATTGGCGATCGCTTTGCTCCTGTTGAGGTGCTGTTTGATGTTATCAGTCGCAAGCTTGCTCGAGGCACGAAACAGCATGATACCGTCTCGAAGACCAGCGCTGAATTTCAGTGGGGAATCGATGATTCTAAAGCCTTGGAAACCTGGAGTCCAAACATTATCCGCAAACAGGAAGAATTTTATCTCACTCAGTTTCTGGATTATCCGCAACGATTACCAATCGTTTGGCGCATGGTAGCGCAATTGTTTCCGTTTATTCCATTAGCCTTATTCAAAAACTCTAGTCGAATTGTGCGATTGCAGACAGGAACCCACATACTATAACGCGACCAAAATCATCACGCTGACTTTGACTTATGGGTAAAAAAGTAATTCGCCATTCAGTATTTTATCTGCATCGCTGGTTGGGACTGGGAGTCGGTCTGTTGCTCTGCATTGCAGGACTGACGGGCAGTGTGTTGGTCTTCTGGCATGAAATCGATGCCTGGATTTTGGCACAGCGGTTTGGATCAGTCGATTTAGCTGGAGAACGCATCCCCATTGCAACAGTCATTGAAACGGTGAACGCAGCCTACATCCCTGACGAGTTCACGCTCAGCAGCCTTACTCTTCCAACCCTTTCCCATCAGCCCTACGTTGTGTGGCTAGAGGATGCAGCCGCACACCACTGGCAGGTATTGGTCAATCCCTACATGGGTCAGGTGATGGGCGATCGCCAATGGGAAACCAGTTGGATTGGTCGCATTTATGCTCTCCACTATTCACTGCTAGCCGGGGAAGTAGGCAGCTTGATTATGGGTATGGTTGCCCTTTTTGCCTTCATCCTCAGTCTCACAGGCATCATTCTCTGGCCGGGTTGGCGCAAGCTGATCGCTGGGTTCAAAATCAAATGGCGGGCACATCCAAAGCGTATAAACTTTGACCTTCATAAAGTCATCGGCATCATCGCCGCATTATTTCTTGCAGCGATCGGCTTCACAGGCTTTAGTTGGAATGTTCCCCAGGCGCGAGTGACCGATGCTATCCATGCGGTGACGCTCACCCCCAAACCTGCCGATCTCTCCTCTCGCTCCATTCCCGGTCAATCACCGTTGCCGCTTGGCAATCTGGTGCAACGAGCAGAAGCAGCCATGCCTGAAGCCGCGATGACTTATGTGGTGTTTCCCAGTGAACCAGAGGACCCCTTTCGAGTTGGCAAGAAGCAGGCCCAGGAGAAAGACAGGTATGGGCAAACGCAGGTGTATCTGGACCAATTTAGCGGCGAGGTACTTCAGATCAATGACGGGCTGAATCCATCTCGGGCAGATGCAATTCTGAATCAATTTGGACCGCTGCACTATGGCACTTTTGGTGGGTTGCCGACCCGAATTCTATACGTGTTTGTGGGACTGTCCCCAACGGCGCTGTTTATCACAGGTTTAGTCATGTGGAGGTATCGAAAAACATGACAGCTACAACAGGGGAATTGTATCGAGCCACAGACGCAACAGGGACAGAAATTCGATTAAACCAACCCGCAGAACGAATTGTCTGTTTCACTGCAACTGGCATTGATATTCTTGCAGAACTCGGTTTAGCATCTGTGGGCTATCTCTCCCAAGGCATTGCCGATTATCCCGAATCTTATGGCGATCGCGCCCAGCAGTTTACCGCTATCGGTTTCTGGATGTTGCCCAATTTAAAGACCATTCGCCAGCTTCAACCGGATTTGATCTTGGGATGGCGATTTCCCTATCGGTTTTACCAGCACTGGCTGCGGCAAATGGCCCCAACCTATCTGATGAGCGGCAGTGGATATAATCCTGCGTTAGCCCGATTACGTGATGTGGCTCAACTAACCGGACGTATTACCGAAGCAGAAACCGCGATTCAGCAACTCGAATCACAGCTTCAGACCTACCGCACAATCATTTACAGCCCATCCCAAAAAGACCGTGTTAATGATGGGCGGCTCTATGCTGAATTCGCTTTCCCGTCGATTCATTGTTGAGACAAATGTTGGAACGATGGGTAGTTGGCTGCAAGAACTAGCTCATTATCTCTGGACTGAACCTACGGGAAACAGAATAGAACCTGGTTTGATGAATGTTTCCCTCGATCGCATCCTTCAGGGTAATCGGGATATCATCTTTGTGCAAACCTATCCGCCTTCTGGTGCTCCTCTCTCCCAGCAGCTTGCTAAGCATCCGCTGTGGAAGCAATTAAAAGCCATGCAAACTCATCAAGTCTACGAGGTCGAGCAATTCTGGCACTCTGGCAACGGTACACGAATGATTCGTCTCATGCTTAATCAATTGCTGTCCGTCATTTATCCTCAACTGTTTCCTCAACCATCTTCTAAACTCAATGAACACTAAAGGACTACGACAACGAGAACTGTGCGATCGTCTAGGACTGAACTATAAGAGCGTGGCTCAGTTCGCTCGACAATTGGGACTCAGCACCCATGCCTATTTGCAACAACAAACTGGCTGGATTTTGCGAGATGAGCGTTACTATCCACCTGAAACTCAGTTCAAGGACTAGTCGAGTGACTCTATGAAACCAACGCTGATCAAAATTGCTGAACTGAGCTTGATTGGTTTGTTGATGGTTCTCACCTTCTGGCTGGTCAATCAAGTAGGCATTGACCAAGTGCGAGCCAATGTGGATCAACTCGGCTTCTGGGCACCGCTAATTGTGTTGCTGCTGCGGTTAACCAGCATCGTAATTCCCGCTTTGCCCGGAACTGCCTATTCGATTCTGGCAGGCACCCTTTTTGGATTTGTGGAAGGATTAGTAATAATTGCAATCGCTGATTTCATTGCTTGCACGACGAACTTCCTGATTGCCAAACGCTATGGCAGAGGCATTGTCCAACGTTTGGTCGGTCAACGCTTCATGGGCAAAGTCGATCGCCTCAGCTATCGGTATCTCGAAGGCAATTTTTTCCTGCTGGCTGGCGTCTTGATGACAGGCGTATTCGACTTCGTTTGCTATGCGGTAGGTTTAACACGGATGTCGTGGCGGAGCTTTGTGGGGGCATTGAGTCTGAGTATCGTGATTGCCAAACCACCGATTGTGGCGATCGGTGCTGGGATCTTTGAGGGGGGCAGAATCCTGTTGGGGATCGCGCTCTTGGGCACGTTTGCGTTGGCCATTTTGACGGGATGGCTAAGACGCAATCAGAATTTGGAGGAACAGAGCAATGGTGAATAGCCTGGAAGGATTTAGCCGAGCAATCCTCAAAAACTGGTTGACACTTTCCCCTCACTTTGCTGATAATTAGAGTTTGTGTGAACTTTAGCACCCGGAACGATCTTGGCTAACGTTGTTGTGATTGGTGCCCAGTGGGGCGATGAAGGGAAAGGAAAAATCACCGATCTGCTTAGCAAATCGGCTGATGTTGTGGTTCGCTACCAAGGGGGGGTTAACGCTGGGCATACAGTTGTAGTCCAGGATCAGACGTTCAAACTTCATTTGATACCATCGGGCATTCTTTATCCCAAAACTGAATGCATTATTGGGTCGGGGACGGTCATCGATCCGAAGGTGCTATTAGAGGAGTTAGATCAGCTAGAAGCACTCAACGTCTCCACAAGCAATTTGTTGATTTCAGAAACGGCTCATGTAACGATGCCGTATCACCGTCTGATTGATCAAGCCTCGGAAGAACGGCGCGGCAGTCACAAGATTGGCACGACTAAGCGAGGAATTGGCCCGACTTATGCCGATAAGTCTGAGCGAATTGGCATCCGAGTTGTCGATTTGATGGACTCGGAAGAGTTAAAAGACCAGTTGCGCTGGACGGTGGAGTATAAAAACGTCATTCTTGAGAAGCTCTACAATCTGCCGCCGCTCGATCCAAAAGCTGTAGTCGATGAGTATTTGGGCTATGCTGATCGGTTGCGTCCGCATGTGGTAGATAGCTCAGTACGCATTGCTGAAGCTGTACGCAAGCGTCGCAATATCTTGTTTGAAGGAGCACAGGGAACCCTGCTGGACTTAGACCACGGCACGTATCCCTATGTCACCTCGTCAAACCCAGTTGCAGGCGGGGCCTGTGTTGGCGCTGGAGTCGGGCCTACTATTATTGATCGGGTGATCGGAGTTGCCAAAGCCTATACAACTCGTGTGGGCGAAGGGCCATTCCCCACGGAATTGAATGGGGAGTTAGGACAACTGCTGTGCGATCGAGGGGCAGAGTTCGGTACCACCACGGGTCGAAAGCGACGCTGTGGCTGGTTTGATGCAGTTATTGGTCGCTATGCCGTGCGCATTAATGGCTTAGATTGTTTGGCAATCACCAAGCTAGATGTGCTAGACGAACTGGACGAGATTAACGTCTGTGTGGCCTACGAACTTGATGGAGAGCGCTGTGTGGATTTTCCTAGTAGCGCCCGTCGATTTGCTCGTTGTCGTCCTATCTACAAAACGCTGCCCGGTTGGCAACAGTCCACAGCCGATTGTCGATCGCTGGAAGATTTACCATCCCAAGCTCTGGATTACCTCAAGTTTTTGGCAGAATTGATGGATGTGCCCATTGCGATCGTGTCCTTGGGAGCCAGCCGCGATCAAACCATTATTGTAGAAGATCCCATTCATGGTCCTAAACGCGCATTGCTCTATAGCCAAGATACTCCGGAGCTAGGGCTACGCCACCAAGAGATTGAAGTTTGAAGTTTTTAGTTTTTACCCACTTAGTTAAGTCACTATGGAACTTACGCTCGATTGCAAAAAACGGCCCGAAGGTAGCAAGCCCAATGCCCTACGTCGCGAAGGACGGTTGCCGGCTGTCCTGTATGGACACAAGGGAAATGAATCGGTAGCGATTACTGTCGATGCTAAAGCGGCTCAGATGCTGCTGAAAAAAGCTTCGGTGAACAACACCCTAGTAAATCTGAACGTTGCTGATTTACCGTGGCGGGGCAAAACGCTGATTCGAGAAGTGCAAACCCATCCTTGGCGCGATGATATTTATCATCTCAGCTTCTTCTCGGTGGGTGCTCAAGAATCTCTGCAAGTAACCGTGCCGCTGCACTATGTTGGCACTCCCGTTGGGGTGAAAAATGAGGGTGGTGCTTTGGATACGGTTCTGACAGAACTAGAAGTGTCCTGTTCGCCAGATAATATTCCCGATACGATCGAGGTGGATGTCTCGAATCTGCATGCAGGAGACTCGTTGCACATTAATCAACTGAAATTGCCTGCCAATGTAGAAGTTGTGGCAGATGGCGAACTGGTGGTTGCAACGGTGTTGGGCAAGGGTGGTCAGGTAACCGCTGAAGCTGAAGCCCTGGAAGCTGAAGAAGCGGCTGAGGCAAATACAGAAACAGCCGAGTAGGTTGCCAATCTAGTTGGTGAGTTTTAGATGAAATTTTGGCCAGGGGCACACCCTGGCTTTTTAATTGATATAGCGATGGATGAGTCAGCCCCTATTTAGATAAGCCCATGACCGACAGTATGCTTCCTCCGGTAATTCAGCAGATGATGCGCCCGGAATTTTATCCCCACCCAGTTCCCCCGATCGAGTATCATGCTCCCCCCTCTACCAATCTGGAACCAGAGGAGTTTTATCCGTCCCCCGATGCTCCGGTGCAGTTGATTCAAACGCATGTGTCCTATGTGTTGCTGACTGGAAACTATGCCTACAAACTGAAAAAGCCCGTTGATTTTGGTTTTTTAGACTATTCCACCATAGAAAAACGCAAACACTTTTGTGAAGAAGAACTGCGTCTAAACCAGCGAGCCGCCGCAGAACTTTATCTAGAAGTGCTGCCCATTACCAAAACAAAGGCAGGCTCGACGCTCGATTATCAACTAGGTGGTGACGGCGAAGTGGTAGATTATGCCGTCAAGATGCAGCAATTTCCGCAAGAAACCTTGTTGACCGAACTGTTCGATCGCGGCGAATTAACTGAAGACTTGCTGCAAAAACTGGCAAGGGTAATTGCTGAGTTTCATCTTCACACGTATACCGACGATCGCATCCGCAGCTTTGGCGAAGTAGCGCAAGTACGAGAAGCGTTTGATCAAAACTTTGAGCAGACGGAATATTACATTGGCGGGCCACAAACTCAGCAACAATTTGACGACACCCAAGCTTACTGCGATCGGTTTTTTGCCGAAAAGCAAAAGTTATTTGTCGATCGGATGCAGAACAACTGGATTCGCGAATGTCACGGCGATTTGCACCTGCGCAACATCTGCTATTGGAACGGCAAGCTGCTGCTGTTTGACTGCATTGAATTCAACGAACCGTTCCGCTTTGTTGATGTAATGTTCGACATTGCTTACATTGTCATGGATTTAGATGCACGGCATCGTCCTGATCTTAGTACAGTCTTTTTGAATGCTTACATCGAGCAAACAGGAGATTGGGAGGGGCTACAAGTTTTGCCAATCTACGTCAGTCGTCAAACCTATGTGCGGGCCAAAGTCACGTCCTTTTTGCTCGACGATCCCGGAGTCCCCGCTGCCGAAAAGCAAAAAGCGTTTGACACCGCCGCAAGCTACTATCGGATGGCTTGGGACTATGCCCAACCACGTCAGGGACGGTTGTTTTTGATGTGCGGGCTGTCTGGCTCCGGTAAATCCACCACGGCACGGCAGTTGGCCAAGCAAACCGGCGCCATTCACATTCGATCGGACGCCGTGCGTAAGCATCTAGCAGGAATTCCGCTGCATCAACGCGGTGGCGACGAATGGTATACACCGGAATGGAACCAGAAAACCTACGATCGCCTGTTAAATCTGGGCCTTCAGTTGGCGAGTCAAGGCTATACTGTGGTGCTGGATGCCAAGTACGATCGACAGTTGTGGCGCACAGCGGTGATAGAGGCTGCCAAAACTCATTCACTGCCGCTGCAAATTCTACACTGTGATGCACCGCTGGAAGTCTTGCGCGATCGATTGCAACAGCGTACAGGAGATATTGCCGACGCCACCGTGGATCTGCTAGCTAAACAGTCGTTGGAGCCGTTTAGCCCAGCCGAGCAGCTCTATGTGCGCCCAATTGACACAACCCAAGACATCCACAGCCAACTTGAAAAATTAGCGGTTTAATTAAGGCAGAGGATCATTCACGCTGGTGCAAGGCATGTACAAACTTGAATCGGAAGAGGGCTTTTTTGGTGGCATCATCATCTGGGGTATTTTTGTGCTGTTGCTTTGGTTGGTTGGAATTCCCGCCGTTTTATGCATTTTGCTGGGCGGTTTCGCGGGAGCCGCTGTCTGGCTAATCATTGCCTTCTGGCGGGCCCAAAAATCGGACGATCCCCCCAAAAAGCGAGAAGAAGACAGCGCGATTCGCCCAGTGCGGCGCTTGATTCAACGATTTCCTGGCGTTGGGTTTGGCGATGGTTCCGTGCAAGGTTCCAGAGCACCCCAGCGCATTACTAGAGATCCCAGATCTGGAGAGGTTCAGTTAGCTAGGCGAGGTCCGATCGCTCGGAAACGTCCGGCTAGTTCGTCGTTGCGCGAGGCGATCCGTCGCCGTAAGGAGAATTCATCAAACCAACTTTAATCTGAATGCATTGAGATAGCTGATTGAAACTGATTGAGTTCGTTCAAGGATAAAAAGCCCAGAAACAAGAGCCGGAGGGTTTGTGAATGACAACTGCTTCCGTTCACAGTGATGTTGATACAATTTGGCCCCAGTTATCCTATGCAGATTGGGCAGAGACCTATGCTACGTTGCATCGGTGGACACAGATTGTTGGAAAAGTTCGATTGGCTTTGTCTCCGCCGCTCAATCATTGGTGGCAATCGACCCTTTATATTACGCCTCGTGGGTTAACAACTTCGGCAATTCCCTATCAAACGCGAAATTTTCACATCAATTTTGATTTTTTAGCACACCAACTTCAGATAGAAACAAGTGACGGCATGATGCAGAGGATCGCCCTTGAGCCACAGTCCGTTGCAGAGTTTTACCGGCAAGTGATGTGTTGCTTGCGAGACATGGGGATAGAGATGCGCATTTGGACAATGCCCCAGGAAATTGCTGATCCGATTCCGTTTGAGCAGGATCATCACCATGCAGCCTACGATGCGGATGCGGCGCAGCGGTTCTGGCGCATTTTAGTGCAAGCCGATCGCATAATGACTAGCTTTCGATCGCGGTTCATTGGTAAGTCTAGCCCGGTGCATTGCTTCTGGGGTAGCTTTGACTTAGCCGTAACTCGGTTCTCTGGACGACCTGCACCCGAACACCCCGGAGGCGTCCCCAACCTGGCCGACTGGGTGACTCGCGAAGCCTATTCGCACGAAGTCAGCAGTTGCGGGTTTTGGCCGGGCAGCGCCTCAACAGAACCGTTATTCTATGCCTACGCTTACCCTGCCCCAGATGGATTTGCCGACTATTTCGTGCAACCAGACGCCGCCTACTATAGCACTCAAATACAAGAATTTGTTTTGCCTTACGATGCCGTCAGACTTGCCAACAACCCGGATGCCGCCCTGCTGGACTTCTTCCAAAGCACCTACGAAGCCGCCG
This genomic interval carries:
- a CDS encoding class I SAM-dependent methyltransferase encodes the protein MQLRESTDQLTGVTETLMITLYARAIEAQRSESILSDCKAVEIIEHLDYDFSKYEQGWGSQLGCVIRVKILDRIVQNFLETHPSAVIVNLGAGLCTRFSRLDNGEVRWYEVDFPEVIDLRRKLFQETDRHRFVDKSILDFSWMDDIQRSPNQPMMILYEGVSMYLSEADNRALLLQIGDRFAPVEVLFDVISRKLARGTKQHDTVSKTSAEFQWGIDDSKALETWSPNIIRKQEEFYLTQFLDYPQRLPIVWRMVAQLFPFIPLALFKNSSRIVRLQTGTHIL
- a CDS encoding PepSY-associated TM helix domain-containing protein, coding for MGKKVIRHSVFYLHRWLGLGVGLLLCIAGLTGSVLVFWHEIDAWILAQRFGSVDLAGERIPIATVIETVNAAYIPDEFTLSSLTLPTLSHQPYVVWLEDAAAHHWQVLVNPYMGQVMGDRQWETSWIGRIYALHYSLLAGEVGSLIMGMVALFAFILSLTGIILWPGWRKLIAGFKIKWRAHPKRINFDLHKVIGIIAALFLAAIGFTGFSWNVPQARVTDAIHAVTLTPKPADLSSRSIPGQSPLPLGNLVQRAEAAMPEAAMTYVVFPSEPEDPFRVGKKQAQEKDRYGQTQVYLDQFSGEVLQINDGLNPSRADAILNQFGPLHYGTFGGLPTRILYVFVGLSPTALFITGLVMWRYRKT
- a CDS encoding ABC transporter substrate-binding protein, which encodes MTATTGELYRATDATGTEIRLNQPAERIVCFTATGIDILAELGLASVGYLSQGIADYPESYGDRAQQFTAIGFWMLPNLKTIRQLQPDLILGWRFPYRFYQHWLRQMAPTYLMSGSGYNPALARLRDVAQLTGRITEAETAIQQLESQLQTYRTIIYSPSQKDRVNDGRLYAEFAFPSIHC
- a CDS encoding ABC transporter substrate-binding protein, whose protein sequence is MGSWLQELAHYLWTEPTGNRIEPGLMNVSLDRILQGNRDIIFVQTYPPSGAPLSQQLAKHPLWKQLKAMQTHQVYEVEQFWHSGNGTRMIRLMLNQLLSVIYPQLFPQPSSKLNEH
- a CDS encoding TVP38/TMEM64 family protein, encoding MKPTLIKIAELSLIGLLMVLTFWLVNQVGIDQVRANVDQLGFWAPLIVLLLRLTSIVIPALPGTAYSILAGTLFGFVEGLVIIAIADFIACTTNFLIAKRYGRGIVQRLVGQRFMGKVDRLSYRYLEGNFFLLAGVLMTGVFDFVCYAVGLTRMSWRSFVGALSLSIVIAKPPIVAIGAGIFEGGRILLGIALLGTFALAILTGWLRRNQNLEEQSNGE
- a CDS encoding adenylosuccinate synthase, giving the protein MANVVVIGAQWGDEGKGKITDLLSKSADVVVRYQGGVNAGHTVVVQDQTFKLHLIPSGILYPKTECIIGSGTVIDPKVLLEELDQLEALNVSTSNLLISETAHVTMPYHRLIDQASEERRGSHKIGTTKRGIGPTYADKSERIGIRVVDLMDSEELKDQLRWTVEYKNVILEKLYNLPPLDPKAVVDEYLGYADRLRPHVVDSSVRIAEAVRKRRNILFEGAQGTLLDLDHGTYPYVTSSNPVAGGACVGAGVGPTIIDRVIGVAKAYTTRVGEGPFPTELNGELGQLLCDRGAEFGTTTGRKRRCGWFDAVIGRYAVRINGLDCLAITKLDVLDELDEINVCVAYELDGERCVDFPSSARRFARCRPIYKTLPGWQQSTADCRSLEDLPSQALDYLKFLAELMDVPIAIVSLGASRDQTIIVEDPIHGPKRALLYSQDTPELGLRHQEIEV
- a CDS encoding 50S ribosomal protein L25/general stress protein Ctc, with the translated sequence MELTLDCKKRPEGSKPNALRREGRLPAVLYGHKGNESVAITVDAKAAQMLLKKASVNNTLVNLNVADLPWRGKTLIREVQTHPWRDDIYHLSFFSVGAQESLQVTVPLHYVGTPVGVKNEGGALDTVLTELEVSCSPDNIPDTIEVDVSNLHAGDSLHINQLKLPANVEVVADGELVVATVLGKGGQVTAEAEALEAEEAAEANTETAE
- a CDS encoding bifunctional aminoglycoside phosphotransferase/ATP-binding protein, which gives rise to MTDSMLPPVIQQMMRPEFYPHPVPPIEYHAPPSTNLEPEEFYPSPDAPVQLIQTHVSYVLLTGNYAYKLKKPVDFGFLDYSTIEKRKHFCEEELRLNQRAAAELYLEVLPITKTKAGSTLDYQLGGDGEVVDYAVKMQQFPQETLLTELFDRGELTEDLLQKLARVIAEFHLHTYTDDRIRSFGEVAQVREAFDQNFEQTEYYIGGPQTQQQFDDTQAYCDRFFAEKQKLFVDRMQNNWIRECHGDLHLRNICYWNGKLLLFDCIEFNEPFRFVDVMFDIAYIVMDLDARHRPDLSTVFLNAYIEQTGDWEGLQVLPIYVSRQTYVRAKVTSFLLDDPGVPAAEKQKAFDTAASYYRMAWDYAQPRQGRLFLMCGLSGSGKSTTARQLAKQTGAIHIRSDAVRKHLAGIPLHQRGGDEWYTPEWNQKTYDRLLNLGLQLASQGYTVVLDAKYDRQLWRTAVIEAAKTHSLPLQILHCDAPLEVLRDRLQQRTGDIADATVDLLAKQSLEPFSPAEQLYVRPIDTTQDIHSQLEKLAV
- a CDS encoding DUF5996 family protein, whose protein sequence is MTTASVHSDVDTIWPQLSYADWAETYATLHRWTQIVGKVRLALSPPLNHWWQSTLYITPRGLTTSAIPYQTRNFHINFDFLAHQLQIETSDGMMQRIALEPQSVAEFYRQVMCCLRDMGIEMRIWTMPQEIADPIPFEQDHHHAAYDADAAQRFWRILVQADRIMTSFRSRFIGKSSPVHCFWGSFDLAVTRFSGRPAPEHPGGVPNLADWVTREAYSHEVSSCGFWPGSASTEPLFYAYAYPAPDGFADYFVQPDAAYYSTQIQEFVLPYDAVRLANNPDAALLDFFQSTYEAAANLGQWARSGLERA